One Natrinema longum genomic window, AAGAGGGACGATACTGTGACATCCATGTTCGATTACCCGCTGTCTGTTGGAACATCAGATATTCAAGACACCCTTTTGCGCCCTGGAAGGTAATATCGTGTTATGGCAGCCCTTACCTCGAGTCAAGAGAATCAAAAACTCGATGCCGACACGATCCTCGAGCTGTTAGCGAACCGCCGGCGTCGATATCTCCTCTATGCGCTGCGCGGGCGGGACGATCCCATCGAGCTCTCGACGCTGGCCGAAACGGTCGCGGGCTGGGAACACGACGTGCCGCCTGACGAGGTCGCGAAAAACGAGTACAAGAGCGTCTACGTCTCGTCGGTTCAGTGCCACGTTCCGAAACTGGACGACGCGGGCGTCGTCGACCACGACGAGGACAACCACACCGTCGTCCTCGCGGACAGTTTCGAGCAACTCGAGCCGTACCTCCAGATCGTCGTCGAGGACGAGCCGGAAAACTCCACGCTGTACGCCGCCCTCCAGACCGAGTCCGGCGATGGCCTGCTCGGGCAGATTCGGGAGAACGTCGCGCGACTCAAGCAGTAACTCCCCTCGAGGTGTCGCGGTCGTGACAGCGACCGGGTCGAATCGTGATCGTGCGTGAGTCGAATGCGGTCGGGGCTGTGTCTCTCGCTCGAGCGTACTGCGTCCGCACTCCTCTCCGTCTCTGTTGCTCACGAGGTTTCGTGATAGCGATCGTTTGCTCGGGCGGGTTCGAACCACCTGAACGTCGCTCGCTGACGCTCGCTCGTTCCGTCGTTCGAACCGCCTTCGGTCCACATACCTGCTGCTCGCGAGGGTGCTCCCAGCAGGAAGTGGGCTCGGGCGGGTTCGAACCACCGACCTCGGCCTTGTAAAGGCCGCGTCATGACCAGCTAGACCACGAGCCCGTACCCGAGACGAGTAGATCCGTCCGAATAACCTTTACTCTCTCGTCGCGCAGCTATCGTCCATGGTCTTCGAGTACGTATGGAAGGGATTACTGGTGATCGCGATCCTTTCTGTCGCCGGCGTCGTCCTCGTTCAAGTGGGACTCGTCTCGGTCCCCTGGGGCCCTGACGACGGAGAAGTTCGCGTTTTCGGGGACGACTCCGACGGCGAATCGACCACAGAACCCCACGATGGAACTGGCAACGAGACCACCGCCGCCAGTGACGATTCCACCGACGAAACTGATGGCACCGATGGCAACGAGCGGGAACCAAAGGCTGTCGTCGATGTCGAGGTCGCAGACGATCGTGCCGAACGCATCACCGGACTGAGTAACCACGACTCCCTCGAGCGGGGCACTGGGATGTTGTTCATCCACAGTAGCGAGGACGAGCAAACCTACGTGATGCGCGAGATGGACTTCGATATCGATATCATCTTCATCGGTGCGGACCGCGAGATCACGACGATCCACCACGCCCGCGCGCCCGGTCCAGACGAGAACGGGAACGATCTCCAGTACTCGGGCCGTGGGAAGTGGGTCCTCGAGTTGCCACGCGGGTACACGAACGAGACGGGGATCGAAGTCGGCGACGAGGTCGAGATCGATCTCGAGTCGAACCGAACGGTCATCACCGGCTCGGAGTCCGACT contains:
- a CDS encoding DUF7344 domain-containing protein, giving the protein MAALTSSQENQKLDADTILELLANRRRRYLLYALRGRDDPIELSTLAETVAGWEHDVPPDEVAKNEYKSVYVSSVQCHVPKLDDAGVVDHDEDNHTVVLADSFEQLEPYLQIVVEDEPENSTLYAALQTESGDGLLGQIRENVARLKQ
- a CDS encoding DUF192 domain-containing protein; the encoded protein is MVFEYVWKGLLVIAILSVAGVVLVQVGLVSVPWGPDDGEVRVFGDDSDGESTTEPHDGTGNETTAASDDSTDETDGTDGNEREPKAVVDVEVADDRAERITGLSNHDSLERGTGMLFIHSSEDEQTYVMREMDFDIDIIFIGADREITTIHHARAPGPDENGNDLQYSGRGKWVLELPRGYTNETGIEVGDEVEIDLESNRTVITGSESDSLERFAATADRDVVAPEAAAAGTYFDS